GACGCCTTATCACATTACTGGGGAGGGCCCAAGCTAACGGAAAGCCCCTTGCTGAACCTGAATATTGTTCAGGCTGCAGTGAAGGACTACGATGGCAATCCAGCCAATGCACTTCGTGCGATATTAAAGTCTGCCGTAGACAATATTAAACCTGAGGGTGAAAGACGGTTTACAGGAGAGTGGATATTATATAATATATTAGAGTTAAAATTTTTAGAGGGGCGGAAGGTCCGGGAAGTGGCTGCACGTTTAGCAATGTCGGAAGCGGATCTTTACCGTAAACAGCGGGTCGCTTTGGAAGAGGTCTCGAAAGTGATTATTGGCATGGAAATGGCCACTCGCGAAGAGGAATAAGGCGTATGTTACCAATATTGGGGAGGAATGATTGAAATGAAAACCAGGGAGATTAATGGTAGTCGGAGGATCCCGCCCGGGGAGCCAGATGAAAATTGGTGGGCGGCTGTGCTCTTAGATGAACCGCAAAGTGATTTTTCAGTTGAACAGACTGGATCAGTAGTTGTCTCTGGAATAACAACAGAGGAGGTGACGAAATCAACGGTCAATTGGGATCGCATTAAAACGATCTACACCAATGACCAGATCGTGAACCTGAATGTTGTTGGATTTAACCGAGGTGGGATCCTTGTGGCCGGGGATGATATTCATGGTTTTGTCCCGGCATCGCACCTTATTGATGTGCCAGCCGAACTCTCGGATGATGATCGCGAGACTTATTTCACCAGTTACTTGGATCGAAGTATAGCTTTAAAAATCATCGAATGTGAACCCGAAAAAGAGCGGGTTGTGTTCTCTGAACGGGCGGCTCTGGCAGGTGAGGGTTGTCGGCGGGAGTTGCTGCACAGCCTAAAGATTGGTGATGTGGTTGAAGGCGTGG
This Chloroflexota bacterium DNA region includes the following protein-coding sequences:
- a CDS encoding S1 RNA-binding domain-containing protein codes for the protein MKTREINGSRRIPPGEPDENWWAAVLLDEPQSDFSVEQTGSVVVSGITTEEVTKSTVNWDRIKTIYTNDQIVNLNVVGFNRGGILVAGDDIHGFVPASHLIDVPAELSDDDRETYFTSYLDRSIALKIIECEPEKERVVFSERAALAGEGCRRELLHSLKIGDVVEGVVTNVTDFGAFVDLGGLEGLIHVSELSWGRVISPSDILKVCETVTTLVLQVSEDKGRIALSLKRLTENPWEILVDKMAPGDVVPATITSVVKYGAFARLEEGVEGLIHISSMSFPDGCTHIDDFLYKGQVVNVCILHVDPKKRRLGLKLEDPTIE